A stretch of Lathyrus oleraceus cultivar Zhongwan6 chromosome 6, CAAS_Psat_ZW6_1.0, whole genome shotgun sequence DNA encodes these proteins:
- the LOC127093374 gene encoding alpha carbonic anhydrase 7, whose translation MKHQKLLTKFLSNLLILVTILLLSTTTWTIAQEVEDEHEFDYIKGSKKGPSHWGELKKEWAACKNGRMQSPIDMSSHRVRIVPKLGRLQKNYKPQNATLKNRGHDIQVKWEGEAGSININGTDFFLHQAHWHSPSEHTINGRRYDMEVHMVHESSKRNGKSKIAVVGLLYKIGRPDPLLAKLSKYIKRMVDVEAERGIGVIDPFKIKFDGKKYYRYIGSLTVPPCTQGVIWTINKKIRSVSRAQMKLFREAVHDHAERNARPIQLLNKREIHLYGQKPKE comes from the exons ATGAAGCACCAAAAATTACTCACAAAGTTCCTTTCTAATCTCCTAATACTAGTAACTATTCTACTTCTTTCAACGACAACATGGACCATTGCACAAGAAGTTG AGGATGAGCATGAATTTGATTACATAAAAGGGAGCAAAAAGGGTCCTTCACATTGGGGTGAATTGAAGAAGGAATGGGCAGCATGTAAAAATGGAAGAATGCAATCTCCAATTGATATGTCAAGTCACAGAGTGAGGATAGTTCCAAAGTTAGGAAGATTACAGAAGAATTATAAGCCTCAGAATGCTACTCTCAAAAATAGAGGTCATGATATTCAG GTGAAATGGGAAGGAGAAGCAGGATCAATAAATATTAATGGGACAGATTTTTTTCTACATCAAGCCCACTGGCACTCACCTTCTGAACACACCATCAATGGGAGAAG ATATGACATGGAGGTACACATGGTTCATGAAAGCTCAAAAAGAAATGGGAAAAGCAAGATAGCAGTTGTTGGACTTTTATATAAAATCGGTCGACCAGATCCTCTTCTTGCCAAG TTGTCAAAATACATAAAAAGAATGGTGGATGTTGAAGCAGAAAGGGGTATTGGAGTGATTGATCCTTTCAAAATCAAGTTTGATGGAAAGAAATATTATAGATATATAGGTTCTCTCACTGTTCCTCCTTGCACTCAAGGTGTTATATGGACTATCAATAAAAAG ATAAGAAGTGTGTCAAGAGCACAAATGAAATTATTTAGAGAGGCTGTTCATGAT CATGCAGAGAGGAATGCCAGACCGATACAACTCCTAAATAAAAGGGAGATACATTTATATGGACAAAAACCAAAGGAGTGA